A window of the Planctomycetia bacterium genome harbors these coding sequences:
- a CDS encoding sigma-70 family RNA polymerase sigma factor, with protein sequence MSDSLQDLPPKKRFATTQWSVVLRAGAVGSEATQQALTELTQSYWYPLYAYARRQGNGEHDAMDLTQGFFTHLLSGNALESVSPEKGRFRSFLLVAFRNFMANQRRAADTIRRGGAVKILSLSAEDFPARFDREPTHAETPEMCFQRNWVEALLSKVRSALVDDYRQAGKEALFALLEPYLMHRGDALPRTEISRRMNLSAAAVSMSIHRMRRRYGELLRQEVASTVDDPGEVEDELRTLMAIAGGATI encoded by the coding sequence ATGTCGGACTCGCTTCAAGACCTGCCGCCGAAGAAACGCTTCGCCACGACGCAGTGGAGCGTCGTCTTGCGCGCCGGTGCCGTCGGGTCGGAAGCTACGCAACAGGCGCTCACCGAGTTGACGCAGTCGTATTGGTATCCTCTGTACGCCTACGCGCGCCGGCAGGGAAACGGCGAACACGACGCGATGGATCTGACTCAAGGATTCTTCACGCACCTGCTGAGCGGCAATGCGCTGGAATCGGTGTCGCCGGAGAAGGGACGATTCCGCTCGTTTCTCTTGGTGGCCTTCAGAAACTTCATGGCGAACCAGCGTCGCGCCGCCGATACGATTCGTCGCGGCGGCGCGGTCAAGATTCTCTCGCTGTCGGCCGAAGACTTTCCGGCGAGATTCGATCGCGAACCGACGCACGCCGAGACGCCGGAGATGTGCTTCCAGCGCAATTGGGTCGAAGCGCTCTTGTCGAAGGTTCGTTCGGCCTTGGTCGACGACTATCGGCAAGCCGGAAAGGAAGCGTTGTTCGCGCTGCTGGAACCGTATCTCATGCATCGCGGCGATGCGCTCCCTCGCACGGAGATCAGCCGGCGCATGAACCTCAGTGCGGCGGCCGTTTCCATGTCGATCCATCGCATGCGCCGGCGCTACGGCGAATTGTTGCGTCAAGAAGTCGCTTCGACAGTCGATGATCCGGGCGAAGTAGAAGACGAACTACGGACGCTCATGGCGATCGCCGGCGGCGCGACGATTTGA
- a CDS encoding type VI secretion protein ImpB, with translation MNWMFTDMDAYFASVEQYLRPELRGRPVGIIPVETESTCVIAASYDAKRLGVKVGTGVREARQLCPGIKLVKARPNIYVQMHHRILQSVDRCAEVQRVYSIDEWSVQLRGDHRCAEQARKIAQDTKWQLHEDFGPWLTCSIGIAPTRLLAKIASDLQKPDGLTVLPISDLPDRLESLSLKDLCGISDGMLARLERHGVRNVRALWEVSREQAVRIWGSILGAQWWAGFHGHDEPEPATRRRSMSHGNVLAPHLRNEAGACGILTVLVCKLAQRLRRSGYFAEKLRISLTDVAGRHVSDEIGLPCVNDTPTLLQQFHKLWERCLPHDFPIKKVDVSVTGLVLATQVARPLFEETDKLQRLSQALDEINDRWGTSTAYFGSMHDYREPLENKIAFGRIPDGFE, from the coding sequence ATGAACTGGATGTTCACGGACATGGATGCTTACTTCGCCTCGGTGGAGCAGTATCTCCGGCCCGAGCTGCGCGGGCGGCCCGTGGGAATCATCCCCGTCGAGACGGAGAGCACCTGCGTGATCGCGGCCAGTTACGACGCGAAGCGCTTGGGCGTCAAGGTCGGCACGGGCGTGCGCGAGGCTCGGCAGTTGTGCCCGGGAATCAAGCTCGTGAAAGCGCGTCCGAACATCTACGTGCAGATGCATCATCGCATTCTGCAAAGCGTAGATCGCTGCGCCGAGGTTCAGCGAGTTTACTCGATCGACGAATGGTCCGTTCAGCTACGGGGCGATCATCGCTGCGCAGAACAGGCCCGGAAAATCGCGCAAGACACCAAGTGGCAACTTCACGAAGATTTCGGGCCGTGGCTAACGTGCTCGATCGGCATCGCACCGACGCGCCTGCTGGCAAAAATAGCCAGCGACTTACAAAAGCCCGACGGCCTAACGGTGCTGCCTATAAGCGACCTGCCCGACCGCTTGGAAAGTTTATCGCTTAAGGATCTCTGCGGCATCAGCGACGGCATGCTCGCGCGGCTCGAGCGGCACGGCGTTCGGAACGTTCGCGCGTTGTGGGAAGTGAGCCGGGAGCAAGCCGTCCGCATTTGGGGCTCGATTTTAGGAGCCCAATGGTGGGCCGGCTTCCACGGCCACGACGAACCGGAACCGGCGACCCGTCGGCGGTCGATGAGTCATGGAAACGTCCTGGCTCCTCATCTTCGCAACGAGGCGGGAGCGTGCGGCATCCTGACGGTGCTCGTCTGTAAACTTGCGCAGCGCCTCCGACGGAGCGGATATTTCGCCGAGAAGCTGCGAATCTCGCTGACGGACGTAGCGGGCCGTCACGTGTCCGACGAGATCGGCCTCCCTTGCGTGAACGACACGCCGACGCTGCTGCAACAATTTCACAAGCTCTGGGAGCGCTGCTTGCCGCACGATTTCCCGATCAAGAAGGTCGACGTGAGCGTTACAGGCCTAGTGTTGGCGACTCAAGTAGCGCGCCCGCTCTTCGAAGAGACCGACAAGCTGCAACGACTCTCGCAAGCCCTCGACGAGATCAACGATCGCTGGGGCACGTCGACAGCCTACTTCGGCTCGATGCACGACTACCGCGAACCCTTAGAAAACAAAATCGCCTTCGGCCGAATCCCGGACGGATTCGAGTAA